Proteins encoded together in one Planctopirus ephydatiae window:
- a CDS encoding PP2C family protein-serine/threonine phosphatase produces MPDKMRCINKGHTMHDITHEDTSQHRILALNRMLELVLKLNDVNDLAAVLNAITHGACQAVECDRASLFLYDSQADELYSHSTTELEIREIRLPIDSGIIGHVARERVPLVVSQPHDDSRWSPVFDQQTGYRTRNILAVPVVSKSENRLLGVLQLLNKHADCFEDFDVQLMQAFAMHAGVAIERQWLQSAARQADDYRRSMEMARQIQMGFLPKERPSFPQYEVTAWWEPAEYVSGDYYDWLVAPDGRLGIAVGDVSGHGMAASLIMASVRAMIHALGRLATTPADMMELLQDVVQADLAEGRFLTLLLLTIDPVTHCVEFANAGHAPAIYYQSSKCTCRRLEATRTPLGFPVNQSLRMPIYPVMQPGDLLILGTDGLIEVHDEKGKIFGMQRLEELIAKHAHESVEKLSQILKREVFDFSAEHPFPDDMTLLIIKRTAEAA; encoded by the coding sequence ATGCCTGATAAGATGCGGTGCATCAACAAAGGCCACACCATGCACGACATCACTCACGAGGACACCAGCCAGCATCGCATTCTTGCCTTGAACCGCATGCTGGAACTGGTCCTTAAGCTCAATGATGTCAACGACCTTGCTGCCGTCCTGAACGCGATTACCCATGGTGCCTGTCAGGCGGTGGAATGTGATCGAGCCAGTCTTTTTCTCTATGATTCGCAAGCGGACGAACTCTATTCTCATTCGACGACCGAATTGGAAATCCGCGAGATTCGCCTTCCCATCGATAGCGGCATCATTGGACACGTCGCCCGGGAGCGAGTTCCATTGGTCGTCTCACAACCTCATGACGATTCGCGATGGTCACCCGTGTTTGACCAGCAGACGGGCTATCGAACTCGAAACATTCTGGCTGTGCCCGTGGTTTCCAAATCGGAAAATCGGCTTCTCGGTGTTCTCCAACTGCTCAACAAGCATGCAGACTGCTTTGAAGACTTCGATGTTCAATTGATGCAGGCCTTTGCTATGCATGCAGGAGTCGCCATCGAAAGGCAATGGCTGCAATCTGCTGCCAGGCAAGCGGACGATTACCGCCGCTCAATGGAAATGGCGCGACAGATTCAAATGGGGTTTCTGCCGAAAGAACGCCCCAGCTTTCCGCAGTACGAAGTGACGGCCTGGTGGGAACCTGCCGAGTATGTGAGTGGTGACTATTACGACTGGCTGGTGGCTCCTGATGGTCGTCTGGGTATCGCTGTGGGTGATGTCAGTGGTCATGGAATGGCTGCGAGTCTGATCATGGCGTCGGTGCGTGCCATGATTCATGCTTTAGGAAGACTGGCAACGACCCCCGCTGACATGATGGAACTTTTGCAGGATGTCGTGCAGGCCGATCTCGCGGAAGGTCGCTTTCTCACACTATTACTTCTGACCATCGATCCCGTGACTCATTGCGTGGAATTTGCCAATGCTGGTCATGCACCTGCGATTTACTATCAGTCGTCCAAATGCACCTGCCGACGACTCGAAGCCACTCGCACGCCGCTAGGATTTCCAGTCAATCAATCCTTGCGGATGCCCATCTATCCCGTCATGCAGCCTGGCGATCTTCTTATTCTAGGTACGGATGGACTGATTGAAGTTCATGACGAGAAAGGCAAGATTTTTGGCATGCAACGCCTGGAAGAACTCATAGCAAAACATGCACATGAGTCGGTTGAAAAGTTATCTCAGATTCTGAAACGTGAAGTTTTTGATTTCTCTGCAGAACATCCCTTTCCAGACGACATGACGTTGCTCATCATTAAGCGCACCGCCGAAGCCGCCTGA
- a CDS encoding L-serine ammonia-lyase, with amino-acid sequence MYVSVFDLFKVGIGPSSSHTVGPMKAAQIFAQRLVDEGHLEKLGMVQAHLFGSLALTGKGHATDSAVIWGLAGEMPATAQSENLARILDRVQKEHRLPIGGTDHEIEFLPDRDIFFHYNEVLPQHPNGMKFVALDKNGLPLSMESAFSVGGGFVIFEGEDQAQTSTSPKVEIPFPFTTAAELLEIGIREKKSIAAIVRENERAFRTDAEIDAGLDRIWEVMQSSVDRGCRTEGILPGGLNVKRRAASMCRTLMTSGPRPIDPLQSLDWVSLFALAVNEENAAGGQVVTAPTNGAAGVIPAVIAYYKRLLAGATQEGVRTFLLTAGAIGMLYKRNASLSAAEMGCQGEVGVACSMAAGGLAAVMGGSNEQIENAAEIGMEHNLGLTCDPIKGLVQVPCIERNTMGAAKAINAARLAVLHGDGTHRVSLDRVIETMRQTGVDMQVKYKETSIGGLAVNVVDC; translated from the coding sequence ATGTACGTCAGCGTGTTTGATCTGTTCAAAGTGGGTATTGGGCCGTCCAGCTCTCACACCGTCGGACCTATGAAGGCGGCTCAAATCTTTGCTCAGCGACTGGTCGACGAGGGCCACCTGGAAAAGCTGGGGATGGTGCAGGCTCACCTGTTTGGTTCGCTGGCACTCACCGGCAAAGGCCACGCGACAGATTCGGCAGTCATCTGGGGGCTGGCTGGTGAAATGCCTGCGACAGCCCAGTCCGAAAATCTCGCCAGAATTCTCGATCGAGTCCAGAAGGAACATCGTCTTCCCATTGGAGGGACAGATCACGAGATCGAGTTCCTCCCCGATCGGGACATCTTCTTCCATTATAATGAGGTGTTGCCACAACACCCCAACGGCATGAAGTTCGTCGCACTCGACAAAAATGGTCTGCCACTTTCCATGGAGAGTGCGTTCTCTGTCGGCGGTGGATTTGTCATTTTTGAAGGGGAAGACCAGGCACAGACATCAACCTCACCAAAAGTCGAGATTCCCTTCCCCTTCACGACGGCTGCCGAACTTCTCGAAATCGGTATCCGCGAGAAAAAGTCGATCGCTGCCATTGTTCGCGAGAATGAGCGAGCCTTCCGCACGGATGCTGAGATCGATGCCGGCCTCGACCGCATCTGGGAAGTCATGCAAAGTTCCGTCGATCGAGGTTGCCGCACCGAAGGGATTCTTCCTGGTGGCCTGAATGTCAAACGCCGTGCTGCGAGCATGTGCCGCACACTTATGACCTCTGGTCCTCGTCCGATTGATCCGCTGCAAAGCCTCGATTGGGTGAGTCTGTTTGCACTCGCCGTCAATGAAGAAAACGCTGCCGGTGGTCAGGTGGTGACGGCACCCACAAATGGAGCAGCCGGAGTCATTCCTGCGGTCATTGCCTACTACAAACGTTTATTGGCAGGTGCCACACAGGAAGGTGTTCGCACCTTCCTATTGACGGCTGGTGCCATTGGTATGCTCTATAAGCGTAATGCCTCACTCTCTGCTGCCGAGATGGGTTGTCAGGGTGAAGTGGGCGTGGCTTGTTCGATGGCCGCTGGTGGCCTCGCTGCCGTCATGGGTGGCTCGAACGAACAGATCGAGAACGCTGCTGAAATTGGTATGGAACATAACCTGGGCCTGACCTGCGATCCCATCAAAGGGTTGGTGCAGGTTCCATGCATCGAACGCAACACGATGGGGGCTGCAAAAGCCATTAATGCCGCCCGGCTCGCTGTGCTCCATGGAGATGGTACACACCGCGTATCGCTCGACCGCGTGATCGAAACCATGCGACAGACAGGTGTTGATATGCAGGTCAAATACAAGGAAACCTCCATTGGAGGACTTGCAGTCAACGTCGTTGATTGCTGA